Proteins from a single region of Kluyveromyces lactis strain NRRL Y-1140 chromosome A complete sequence:
- the BFA1 gene encoding Bfa1p (some similarities with uniprot|P47113 Saccharomyces cerevisiae YJR053W BFA1 Component of the GTPase-activating Bfa1p-Bub2p complex involved in multiple cell cycle checkpoint pathways that control exit from mitosis), translating into MSIRPVVLDDVGETSFEDVESTFTYKDDIEVPRLAPNSATSTTTENTTFSKDKRYSSHTELASDLDDDMNYNSDFEEYQNGTDLPLAVDRRFRESSDQDELADLQEQLEKKLSLNLRNSKTGGGSGTRNVDQYINHAGLVRPSLKDSVRQRRSMVDLATRSKGNITSLNSQQSRRVPNSRSYMNLRPSSGRTLSYKSSMPSLMRFNRQDVLLEDEDDEDDDEDEDDEPYPYVPRVRRSYRDLGPRFGERTDDGNVVQDIAVEATEMANNGDDDDDNFGNDFEGIDDNFQFATNNNNNFSAFDPTLRLSPSEYDIEHDDTLLTPQLHKKHYAFDAPLDSYREARQQRGTAKQAAAAAAVNRRNSTRARARLKTIRQEIDLNTPLKRGKMKYNPREKRWDGNEDILSSFDNIENVDRKAFIIKNKRSKSPLKTSSSTQIAASGTNAASSNSQHGKVVGKMRFDEKNLRWLRVDGTEEDPFHGITDLMPRSQSSPTKNVKFQSQGHSGNILRSQSQLPFGRDEHGNRFISSESTRFHSLTTNSTTDPTYQITSKQLEKFYHEENKWSRKVGGWFILGDKSRDTGSADQSHTSLNDKSYMYEIRNMVISSARN; encoded by the coding sequence ATGTCTATACGTCCAGTTGTACTGGATGATGTCGGAGAAACatcatttgaagatgttgaaagCACATTTACTTATAAAGATGATATAGAGGTACCGAGATTGGCACCTAATTCAGCTACATCCACAACTACGGAAAATACCACATTCTCTAAGGATAAGAGGTATTCATCACACACGGAACTGGCGAGCGAtcttgatgatgatatgaaCTATAACAgtgattttgaagagtACCAAAATGGTACAGACCTACCTCTTGCTGTGGATAGACGATTTAGGGAAAGTTCGGATCAGGACGAGCTAGCTGATTTGCAAGAACAACTGGAGAAGAAGCTATCATTGAACCTGAGAAATTCTAAGACCGGTGGTGGTAGTGGTACTAGAAATGTGGATCAATATATAAACCATGCGGGACTAGTGCGGCCATCGTTGAAGGATTCGGTACGACAGCGTAGATCGATGGTCGATTTGGCAACCCGTAGTAAAGGTAATATTACAAGCTTGAATTCACAGCAATCGCGTCGAGTACCGAACAGCAGGTCTTATATGAACCTTAGACCCAGTTCTGGTCGAACTCTCAGTTATAAGTCATCTATGCCATCGTTAATGAGGTTCAACCGTCAAGATGTGTTACTTGAGgacgaagatgacgaagatgacgatgaagatgaagatgatgaaccCTATCCATATGTGCCCAGAGTTAGAAGGAGTTACAGGGATCTTGGACCAAGGTTTGGTGAAAGAACTGATGACGGTAACGTTGTCCAAGACATTGCTGTTGAGGCTACAGAAATGGCTAATAATGGAGACGACGATGACGATAATTTCGGTAatgattttgaaggaattgacGATAACTTCCAGTTCGCTACtaataacaacaataaCTTTTCAGCATTTGATCCAACATTACGTTTATCACCCTCAGAGTATGATATCGAACATGATGACACTTTATTAACACCACAGCTGCATAAGAAGCATTATGCGTTCGACGCTCCGTTGGATTCGTATAGGGAAGCTCGTCAACAACGGGGTACGGCAAAACAGGCcgctgctgctgctgctgttaACAGACGTAATTCTACAAGAGCTCGTGCTCGTTTAAAGACAATAAgacaagaaattgatctCAACACGCCGTTGAAAAGAGGTAAGATGAAATACAACCCAAGGGAGAAACGATGGGATGGTAATGAGGATATTTTAAGCAGTTTCGAtaacattgaaaatgtcGATCGGAAAGCGtttatcatcaagaacaaaaggTCAAAGTCTCCGTTGAAGACTTCGTCCTCTACTCAAATAGCGGCATCAGGGACGAATGCGGCCTCCTCAAATTCTCAGCATGGGAAGGTCGTGGGAAAAATGAgatttgatgaaaagaacCTAAGATGGCTACGAGTTGATGGtactgaagaagatccGTTTCATGGTATCACAGACTTGATGCCAAGATCTCAATCTTCACCTACCAAGAACGTCAAATTCCAATCACAAGGACATTCTGGTAACATTCTTCGATCACAGTCTCAACTGCCGTTCGGAAGAGATGAGCATGGAAATAGATTTATCTCTTCAGAATCCACACGATTCCACTCTTTGACTACAAACTCAACCACAGATCCTACGTACCAAATTACAAGCAAACAATTAGAGAAGTTTTACCATGAAGAGAATAAATGGAGCAGGAAGGTAGGTGGATGGTTCATTCTTGGTGATAAATCTAGAGACACTGGTTCCGCAGACCAGTCACATACCAGTTTAAATGACAAATCATACATGTACGAAATCAGGAATATGGTTATCTCATCAGCGCGTAACTGA